Part of the Pseudomonadota bacterium genome is shown below.
TGATCCTGGACCATGGTCGCCATCCGCGGAATTTCCGTCACCCGCCGGAAGCCAACCGCCATGCGTCCGGGCACAATCCCCTGTGCGGAGATAAAATCACCATATATCTGACCCTGTCGCCGGACGGTATTATCCAGGATGCGGCCTTTGAGGGAAAGGGATGCGCCATCAGTCAGGCCAGCGCCTCCCTGATGACCGAGACGGTAAGGGGAAAAACAGTGGCCGAGGCTGAAGCCCTGTTCGGCGCGTTCCATGACCTTTGTACGCAGGATAATCCCGCCCCGGCGCCCGTCAGCGAGGACGACCTGGATCGCCTGAAAGTCCTGGCCGGCGTGCGCCAGTTTCCCATGCGGGTCAAATGCGCCACCCTGTCCTGGCACGCCCTGCATGCAGCCCTGGCGGATGAGGGGACTGTCAGTACAGAGTAGGGCATATACCCCGGGCCCTTAACCCTTTCCCGCATCTGTACAGGGATCCTGAAATCCTTCACAGGCTTATGTCCCGCAACAGAATCGGGACAGCGCCATGATAACCCATATGAAACGAAGGTATCCCGCAGCAGTGGTGGCCCTGACGGCCAGCGGTCTTGTGGGCGTTCTGGCCCTGTGCGGTCAGGAAATCCCGGCTGAGGGGGTAGCGGCCGGGGACAGCAGGGTGACAGTTGTACCAACCCCGGCTTTCCGCCAGCCCCTGGCCGGGTCTGCAATATCTTTCCCTGCCGTTACAGAAGTCGACACCCTTCCTGCTTCTGAAGAAAAGAGGACAGCAGAAAGCAGGTTAGCCAGAACTGTTTCCCAGGATGCTGTTTCGGATACGGAAGGCGATTTCAATCCGGAAAAAG
Proteins encoded:
- a CDS encoding SUF system NifU family Fe-S cluster assembly protein, with translation MFDDELRELYQEVILDHGRHPRNFRHPPEANRHASGHNPLCGDKITIYLTLSPDGIIQDAAFEGKGCAISQASASLMTETVRGKTVAEAEALFGAFHDLCTQDNPAPAPVSEDDLDRLKVLAGVRQFPMRVKCATLSWHALHAALADEGTVSTE